From Anaerolineae bacterium:
TTGCATTTTGAAAGATCTTTCAGGCCTGCCCCTACAGCCTTAAGCACAGCCTCTTTGGCGGTCCAGTATCGAAAGAACAGCTTAAATTTATCTGTATCACCAAGCCCCCATTCTCTGTGATCCGCTATTTTCCTGAAAAGAGACTCTGAACATGTCCGTATTTCTTCTATATCAATGCCTATTCTTTCAGAAGCCACTACTGCAGCAACATATGCAGGTTTATGCGAAAGGGACCAGTAATTGTCTCCACAGGGCATGGGAGCGCCGTTTTTATCCTTAAAAAGCTCACCCAAATGAATGCGGCTCTTTTGGGCGGATATTTCAAGGGCATACCTCGCATGCCTGCTGAGATACAATGTCCTGTTTTTACCGGAAAGGGTTCTCTTATCATCAGGAACCGCAAGTATAACCGGATAAATAGAAGTCAAATTGATATACTCCTCGCAACTATTCAGTCGCAGATTGACACTGATCATCGCTGATATCATTCTGTAATCGTTCACGGTTCAAGGTTCACGGTTACTTGTATTTAAACCCATCTGCGTTCATCTGTGTCAATCTGCGGCCGAATAGTTATCTATTCTTCCGGATCATCCGGTTTTTTTAAAATAATTCTGCAGTCAGCCACGGTAGCCCCCTTTCCCTTTTCATGGGCCAGAAGCGGATTTATATCCAGCTCATCGATTTCCGGGTGGTTAATTGACATGTCTGAAAGGCTTACCATTGATTTTTCAAGAATTTCTATATCAACCTCCGGCCTTCCCCTGAAGCCCTGTAATAATTTATATCCTCTAATACCGCGGATCATTCTGCGGGATTCGTTTCTGCCGATAGGCGCTATGCGGAATACAACATCATGAAAAAGTTCAACAAATATTCCGCCGAGACCAAACATGAGCAATGGCCCGAAAACCGGTTGCCTGTTCATGCCAAGTATCACCTCTTCCCCACGCATGGCCATTTTTTGAATCAGCACCCCCTTTATTTCCGCGTTGGGATCATGCTGTTTAGCTTTTTCAACAATCTTATTAAAAGCCTTTTTTACCTCATCCCGGCTCTCAAGCCCCAACATGACTCCGCCGGCATCGGTTTTGTGCAGAATTTGCGGGGAGACAATTTTCATTACCACAGGAAAGGTGATGGTTTCGGCGATCTCTGCCGCTTCTTCCCCGGTTTCCGCAAGCTGTGTCGGCAATACATTAAAACCATAGCATTTAAGCAGTTCGATTCCATCCAGTTCGCCCAGACGGGTTTCCCCTGATTCAAGACAATTTTTAATAATATCGGCGGCACGCTCTTTATCGTGCTTTAATTCATATTGCGCAAAATGCTGCCGGTTCAACCACTTAAAATATCTATAAAGCGCTCCAAAAGCTTTTGCCGCATTTTCAGGAAACTTATAAACCGGATAACCATATTCCTGAAGATATCTTACTCCGGCGGAAACATCAACAACCCCCATAAAACAGCATAGGATAGGCTTGTGAGTACGCCTGGCAATTCTTATAATGGCTTCCGCTGTTCCAAGAACGTTCGTCATGGACTGAGGTGTGAGAATTACAAGGGCGCCGTCTACTCCATCATCATTTATTACAACGCTTAAGGCGTTTTCATAACGATCCGGCGCGGCATCTCCGATGATATCCACAGGATTATGAAGGTTTGCTGTAAATGGGAGATGGCTTGCAAGAGCATCAATCGTTTCCTGGTGAAATTTGGCAAGCGCGAGCCCGGACGACATAGTAATATCGGTAGCTATAATCCCCGGCCCTCCCGCATTTGTGACAATTGCGACCCTGTTGCCGTGAGGAATCTTCCTTGTGAGTTTTCCCAAAGCGCTTTCACTTTTATAGGCAAAAGCGATTGCAAAATCAAAAAGTTCATTAATTGAATCAACACGAATCATCCCGGTCTGCTGGAAAATCGCATCATACACCGCCTCAGCTCCGGACAGAGCCCCTGTATGGGACGCTGCTGCCCGGGCTCCAGCGCTTGTCCTTCCCGACTTTATGGCGAGTATAGGGGTCGGCCTGTTTCCGGAGGTAATCTCTTTCACGATCTCTATAAATTCCGGACCTCTTCGAAGCTCTTCCAGATACATCAAAATAACCCTTGTATCCATGTCTTCATGCAGGTAACGCAGGAGATCAAGCTCATCCACGTCTGCCTTGTTGCCTATGGAAATGAACTTTGAAAAGCCAAAATCCCTGTCAGCGGCAAAATCCAGAACAGCCGTGCATAATGCACCACTCTGGGAAATAAAGGAAATATTGCCGCTTGCAGGCATACGCGCCGAAAAGCTCGCGTTCAGACTTACCGAAGGAAGCGGGTTGATCACGCCAAGACAGTTTGGACCCACAAGGCGCACCCCTGCCTTTTTGCAAACAGCAGCTATCCTGTTTTCTATCTCCAGGCCTTCAGCACCCACTTCCCGAAAGCCGGCAGATACGATAACAATTCCCTTTACCCCCTTTATCACACTCTCTTCAACAGCCCTTAAGGCTAATTTGGGCTGAAGAATTATTATCGCAAGATCCACATCCCCGGGCACTTCCAGGATAGATGGATATGCCATTATATTTAAAACCGACTTGGCATTAGGATTAACAGGATAAAGTGTCCCCTGATAATTTCCGCTCAAGATATTGGCAAAAATATCGTGTCCAACCTTTCCGGACTTGGTGGACGCCCCTATAACGGCCACCGATTCCGGGGAAAAAATCGCATCAAGACCTTGCATATTCCCTCTCCAATTGTAATGGTTCAGCTACAAAAACACTAAGGCACCAAGATTATAATATAATTTTCTTAAAAATTCATATTTTAGGAATCGAAGGATGTCACTACTTTTAATTCCTCAATTTATCAATCACATCTCTCTTTTGTGCCTTTGTGGCTTAGTGGCTGGCCTTTTACCTCCATTTTAATTTTCAAAGCCTCATCATACACCATGTTTTTAGGAAGATTATATTTCTTTGCTATCTCTTTTGCTATATCGGACAGGCCGCCTTTTGCCGATGCCAGCCTCTTTTTTATTTCCTCTCCTACCTTTTCCACGGAAATATCTTTATTTTCCTCTTCTCCGGCCACAAGAAGTGTGCATTCTCCCTTTATTGACGGACGACTTTTCAACGATCTGAGAATGTCGGATAAATTACCCCTGACAAACTCCTCATAAAGCTTGGTCATCTCACGGCATAATACACCTTTTCTGTCGCCTATATTCAATATTATTTCCTCTAAAAGTGCCTGCATGCGCCTTGGAGATTCATAAAATATTATTGTTTTTTGCTCAAAAACCAGTTTCCTCAACTGCTCAAGCCGCTTTCCCTTTTTTTTAGCCGGAAAGCCGATAAAAACAAAGGAATCGGTCGGCATTCCAGCAACACTGATGGCGGCAACGGCTGCAGACACACCGGGTATGGGAATAACTCTTATATCCTTTTCTATAGCCGCCTTTATTAATTGATAGCCGGGATCAGACACAGTCGGCGTCCCGGCATCCGACACAAGCGCGACCGATAACCCGGAGTTAAGTTTATCAAGCAGGTTCTTCGTGCGTTCCCTTTCATTATGTTCATGATAAGAAATAAGACGGCGTTTAATATTATGATGAGATAGAAGTCTTAATGTATGCCTTGTATCCTCTGCGGCGATAAAATCAACTCTTCCCAGGACATTGAGGGCTCTTAAAGTGATATCCTCCATGTTGCCGATAGGGGTGGCAATAACATAAAGATCCCCTTTTTTGCGGGGCTGTTCAGGATTATTTGTAGGCAAGTTCAAAGGCATTTTTGATTATCTTAATGTTTGGCCTCTCTTTTGCTTTTATTGCTTTTGTTGCTTCTGTTGAATTTGTTGAATTAATAGCCACCACGTCAAACCTGGCCTTTGTATTGCTTTGTTTTGTGGATTTGAGATAATATAAAGCTACCATTGAAATTTTTCTCTGTTTTTTGGGGGTTACCGCCAATTCAGGACGACCGAACCGGCTGGATTTTCTGGCTTTTACCTCTATAAAGACAAGGGTTTCCCCCTGTTTTGCTATTATGTCGATTTCGCCGAGTTTAGTGCGGTAATTTAGCTCAATTATCCTGTATCCCTGCTTTTTAAGGCAATCAACGGCAACAGATTCACCTTTTTCGCCGAATTTCTGATCTCTCGTTGTCATAACAATCCCCTTAATCCTAATCCCTGACAACTATCAATTGAGCTTTTTGCTTAATCAGGTTTAAAATATAATATTATTAAAACAAAATCAATACAGGATTATTGTTTGGGAAAAAGCTTTTTTGTAAAATATTTTTTTGTGATATAAAAATAATTATGGTTGTCATTGAATCATCAGGCATTACAGACATCGGCAAAAAAAGAAAAAATAATGAGGATTGCCTGTTTCTGGATGATGACCAGAGGCTTTATGTGGTAGCCGA
This genomic window contains:
- a CDS encoding 4'-phosphopantetheinyl transferase superfamily protein — translated: MTSIYPVILAVPDDKRTLSGKNRTLYLSRHARYALEISAQKSRIHLGELFKDKNGAPMPCGDNYWSLSHKPAYVAAVVASERIGIDIEEIRTCSESLFRKIADHREWGLGDTDKFKLFFRYWTAKEAVLKAVGAGLKDLSKCKIAQIIDENNLAIEYMNKSWLVEHLFFNGHIASVNKGLYDIKWSVVRD
- a CDS encoding YraN family protein; translated protein: MTTRDQKFGEKGESVAVDCLKKQGYRIIELNYRTKLGEIDIIAKQGETLVFIEVKARKSSRFGRPELAVTPKKQRKISMVALYYLKSTKQSNTKARFDVVAINSTNSTEATKAIKAKERPNIKIIKNAFELAYK
- the rsmI gene encoding 16S rRNA (cytidine(1402)-2'-O)-methyltransferase; translation: MPLNLPTNNPEQPRKKGDLYVIATPIGNMEDITLRALNVLGRVDFIAAEDTRHTLRLLSHHNIKRRLISYHEHNERERTKNLLDKLNSGLSVALVSDAGTPTVSDPGYQLIKAAIEKDIRVIPIPGVSAAVAAISVAGMPTDSFVFIGFPAKKKGKRLEQLRKLVFEQKTIIFYESPRRMQALLEEIILNIGDRKGVLCREMTKLYEEFVRGNLSDILRSLKSRPSIKGECTLLVAGEEENKDISVEKVGEEIKKRLASAKGGLSDIAKEIAKKYNLPKNMVYDEALKIKMEVKGQPLSHKGTKERCD
- a CDS encoding acetate--CoA ligase family protein → MQGLDAIFSPESVAVIGASTKSGKVGHDIFANILSGNYQGTLYPVNPNAKSVLNIMAYPSILEVPGDVDLAIIILQPKLALRAVEESVIKGVKGIVIVSAGFREVGAEGLEIENRIAAVCKKAGVRLVGPNCLGVINPLPSVSLNASFSARMPASGNISFISQSGALCTAVLDFAADRDFGFSKFISIGNKADVDELDLLRYLHEDMDTRVILMYLEELRRGPEFIEIVKEITSGNRPTPILAIKSGRTSAGARAAASHTGALSGAEAVYDAIFQQTGMIRVDSINELFDFAIAFAYKSESALGKLTRKIPHGNRVAIVTNAGGPGIIATDITMSSGLALAKFHQETIDALASHLPFTANLHNPVDIIGDAAPDRYENALSVVINDDGVDGALVILTPQSMTNVLGTAEAIIRIARRTHKPILCCFMGVVDVSAGVRYLQEYGYPVYKFPENAAKAFGALYRYFKWLNRQHFAQYELKHDKERAADIIKNCLESGETRLGELDGIELLKCYGFNVLPTQLAETGEEAAEIAETITFPVVMKIVSPQILHKTDAGGVMLGLESRDEVKKAFNKIVEKAKQHDPNAEIKGVLIQKMAMRGEEVILGMNRQPVFGPLLMFGLGGIFVELFHDVVFRIAPIGRNESRRMIRGIRGYKLLQGFRGRPEVDIEILEKSMVSLSDMSINHPEIDELDINPLLAHEKGKGATVADCRIILKKPDDPEE